A DNA window from Pseudoalteromonas spongiae UST010723-006 contains the following coding sequences:
- a CDS encoding FAD-dependent oxidoreductase, which produces MSQNVYQFIDVQRVDPRKKPISSRKKQFVEIYEPFSAKQVDSQADRCLDCGNPYCEWKCPVHNYIPQWLKLIKAGKVIEAAELSHRTNSLPEVCGRVCPQDRLCEGACTLNEEFGAVTIGNIEKYISDTAFAMGWKPDMSHVVWSDKKVAIIGAGPAGLGCADILARNGVKPVVFDRHPEIGGLLTFGIPSFKLEKSVMENRREIFKGMGVEFVLNTEVGKDIALQTIIDEYDAVFLAVGTYQNMRAGLENEDADGVFDALPFLIANTNFQMGYDETPESYINMQGKRVVVLGGGDTAMDCVRTSIRQNASSVVCAYRRDEANMPGSVREVKNAKEEGVEFMFNVQPKGVVLNDSGKVTGVKMVKTQLGEADENGRRRAEEVAGSEHVVPADAVIMAFGFQPHAMPWLSEFDVELDKWGRIVAPEQGAYTHQTSNPKIFAGGDAVRGSDLVVTAIYEGRNAAEGIMDYLEV; this is translated from the coding sequence ATGTCACAAAACGTATATCAATTTATCGATGTGCAGCGTGTCGACCCGCGCAAAAAGCCTATTTCGTCACGTAAAAAACAGTTTGTTGAAATCTACGAACCGTTTTCTGCGAAACAAGTTGATTCGCAAGCCGATCGTTGCCTTGACTGTGGTAATCCATATTGTGAATGGAAGTGTCCTGTGCACAACTACATTCCGCAATGGTTAAAACTGATCAAAGCCGGCAAAGTTATCGAAGCGGCTGAATTGTCGCATCGAACTAATAGTTTACCCGAAGTATGTGGACGCGTATGCCCACAAGACCGATTGTGTGAAGGCGCCTGTACACTCAACGAGGAGTTCGGTGCGGTCACCATAGGTAATATCGAAAAATATATTTCTGATACGGCCTTTGCGATGGGCTGGAAGCCAGATATGTCGCACGTGGTTTGGAGCGATAAGAAAGTTGCTATTATCGGTGCGGGGCCAGCAGGCTTAGGTTGCGCTGATATTCTAGCGCGTAATGGTGTAAAACCTGTGGTGTTTGACCGTCATCCTGAAATTGGTGGTTTACTGACCTTCGGTATCCCATCGTTTAAATTAGAAAAATCGGTAATGGAAAACCGCCGTGAAATTTTCAAGGGGATGGGCGTTGAATTTGTGTTAAATACCGAGGTCGGTAAAGACATTGCACTACAAACCATTATTGATGAATACGACGCGGTATTTTTAGCAGTGGGCACTTATCAAAATATGCGTGCAGGTCTTGAAAACGAAGATGCTGATGGTGTGTTTGATGCATTGCCATTTTTAATTGCTAATACCAATTTTCAAATGGGTTACGACGAAACACCAGAATCTTACATCAATATGCAAGGCAAACGCGTCGTTGTGTTAGGTGGTGGTGATACAGCAATGGACTGTGTGCGTACCTCAATTCGTCAAAATGCTAGTAGCGTTGTGTGTGCTTATCGTCGTGATGAAGCCAATATGCCAGGCTCAGTACGTGAAGTAAAAAATGCCAAAGAAGAGGGCGTTGAGTTTATGTTTAATGTACAACCAAAAGGGGTTGTACTTAATGACAGTGGCAAAGTAACAGGCGTAAAAATGGTTAAAACGCAGCTTGGCGAGGCCGATGAAAATGGCCGCCGTCGTGCAGAGGAAGTAGCAGGTTCTGAGCATGTTGTGCCAGCCGATGCGGTGATTATGGCGTTTGGTTTTCAGCCTCATGCAATGCCGTGGTTAAGTGAGTTTGATGTAGAGCTTGATAAATGGGGCCGTATTGTGGCACCTGAGCAAGGCGCATATACGCATCAAACATCTAACCCTAAAATCTTTGCTGGTGGCGATGCAGTAAGAGGTTCTGATTTAGTGGTTACCGCTATTTATGAGGGCCGCAACGCAGCAGAAGGCATTATGGATTATCTCGAAGTTTAG
- the recN gene encoding DNA repair protein RecN yields MLASLQVTNFAIVEHLDIEWHQGMTTITGETGAGKSIAIDALSLCLGERAEASMVREGADKAQVSAVFDIQNLPAAQHFISEHELGDSSECIIRRVVSANGRSKAYINGVMVPAGQLKSLGSLLISIHGQHAHQQLNKTGYQLSVVDSFAGHVDLVNDVKTAYNALQSLEKEKATLSQSLQQAAAEKQLLEYQVAELDEFSLEHGEFEEIEQQHKLLSNANSLLEGTQKELQIIYQQDNYNAYSMVQSSANQIAELASLDKKLAPIADLLFEAGISLEEAARELSHYQDSIEMDPAQLSELDDRIARALDLARKHDISPEAIPDLHAELKQSLANIEQSDERLAALEIEIAEAKAHYVTVATRLSQSRKVAADELSKQVTESLVMLSMENAKFAIVVEQQEITSSKGLDSIDFQVAANTGQRLQPLVKVASGGELSRISLAIEVIIADKMTTPTLIFDEVDVGISGPTASAVGKLLRQLGNSTQVICVTHLPQVASSGHNQFFVSKSDDGTHTHTHMSVLDNSGRIDEIARLLGGTNISEITRTNASELLSQYH; encoded by the coding sequence ATGTTAGCATCATTACAAGTAACAAATTTTGCAATTGTTGAACACCTTGATATTGAATGGCACCAAGGTATGACAACTATCACAGGTGAAACTGGCGCAGGTAAATCAATCGCTATTGATGCCCTATCGCTATGTTTAGGCGAACGTGCCGAAGCCAGCATGGTGCGTGAAGGCGCCGATAAAGCCCAAGTTTCGGCGGTGTTTGATATTCAGAACTTACCTGCTGCACAACACTTTATTAGTGAACATGAATTAGGTGATAGTAGCGAATGCATTATTCGCCGTGTAGTATCGGCAAACGGCCGCAGTAAAGCCTATATAAATGGCGTAATGGTGCCAGCAGGCCAGTTAAAATCTCTCGGCAGCCTGCTTATTTCAATTCACGGCCAACACGCGCACCAACAGCTCAATAAAACCGGTTATCAATTGTCGGTAGTTGATAGCTTTGCGGGACACGTTGATCTTGTGAACGACGTTAAAACAGCATACAACGCACTGCAATCACTTGAAAAAGAAAAGGCGACGCTAAGTCAGTCACTACAACAAGCAGCAGCCGAAAAGCAATTGCTCGAGTATCAAGTGGCTGAGTTAGATGAGTTTTCACTTGAGCACGGAGAGTTTGAAGAAATTGAACAGCAACATAAGCTGCTAAGTAACGCAAATTCGTTGCTTGAAGGTACACAAAAAGAGCTACAAATTATTTATCAACAAGATAATTATAATGCGTACTCTATGGTGCAATCGAGCGCAAACCAAATTGCTGAGTTAGCAAGTTTAGATAAAAAATTGGCACCAATCGCCGACTTGTTATTTGAGGCAGGTATCAGTTTAGAAGAAGCTGCGCGCGAACTTAGCCATTATCAAGACAGCATTGAGATGGACCCTGCGCAGTTATCAGAACTCGATGACCGTATCGCACGCGCACTTGATTTGGCTAGAAAACACGATATTTCACCTGAAGCAATCCCAGATTTACACGCTGAGCTAAAGCAAAGTCTTGCCAACATTGAGCAAAGTGACGAACGTCTCGCCGCACTAGAAATCGAAATCGCCGAAGCTAAAGCACATTATGTGACTGTCGCAACACGCCTTTCGCAAAGCCGAAAAGTCGCAGCAGATGAACTATCAAAGCAAGTTACTGAATCACTAGTGATGTTATCAATGGAAAACGCAAAGTTTGCCATTGTGGTTGAGCAACAAGAGATAACCAGTAGCAAAGGCCTAGACAGCATAGATTTTCAAGTAGCTGCTAACACAGGCCAACGTTTACAACCGCTTGTGAAAGTAGCCTCGGGTGGTGAGCTATCACGTATTAGTCTTGCCATTGAAGTTATCATTGCAGATAAAATGACTACGCCAACCTTAATTTTTGATGAAGTTGATGTTGGTATTTCTGGCCCGACTGCATCAGCAGTTGGCAAATTATTGCGCCAATTAGGCAACAGTACACAGGTAATTTGTGTAACCCACTTACCGCAAGTAGCATCAAGTGGCCATAATCAATTTTTTGTCAGTAAAAGCGATGATGGCACCCACACGCATACCCATATGTCGGTACTCGATAACTCGGGACGAATTGATGAAATTGCACGCTTATTAGGTGGCACGAATATTAGTGAAATTACCCGTACTAATGCCTCAGAATTACTGTCGCAATATCATTAA
- the nadK gene encoding NAD(+) kinase, with amino-acid sequence MAQVFNNIGLIGKPNHEGAAVTLAKLHTFLTALGYQVYVESRVAEPIVDEEYSASLVEIGRNCDLAIVVGGDGNMLGAARVLARFDIAVIGVNRGNLGFLTDLDPDNFERELEQVLAGKFSEEKRFLLEVEIYRHEVLKSSNTAVNEAVLHANKVAHMIEFEAFIDREFVFSQKSDGLIVSTPTGSTAYSLSGGGPILNPKLNAISLVPMFPHTLTSRPLVVDANSEVKLALSPANDVDLQVSCDSHVVLAVLPGDEIVIKRSEQQLRMVHPSKYSYYNVLRQKLNWGSRLY; translated from the coding sequence ATGGCACAAGTATTTAATAACATAGGATTGATTGGCAAACCGAACCATGAAGGCGCGGCTGTAACACTTGCCAAACTGCATACCTTTTTAACGGCTCTCGGTTATCAAGTTTACGTTGAAAGCCGCGTCGCTGAACCCATTGTTGATGAAGAGTATTCAGCGTCGTTAGTTGAAATTGGCCGTAACTGTGATTTAGCGATTGTGGTTGGTGGTGACGGTAATATGCTAGGCGCTGCTCGTGTACTGGCTCGCTTTGATATTGCGGTTATCGGCGTAAATAGAGGTAATCTCGGTTTTCTTACTGACCTTGATCCCGATAATTTTGAGCGTGAGCTTGAGCAAGTACTGGCTGGTAAATTTAGTGAAGAAAAACGCTTCTTGCTGGAAGTGGAAATCTATCGCCATGAAGTGCTAAAAAGCTCAAATACGGCGGTTAACGAAGCCGTGCTGCATGCCAATAAAGTTGCACACATGATTGAGTTTGAAGCCTTTATTGATAGAGAGTTTGTATTCTCGCAAAAATCTGATGGCCTTATTGTGTCAACGCCAACAGGCTCTACAGCCTATAGTCTTTCTGGCGGCGGGCCCATTTTAAACCCAAAACTCAACGCCATTTCATTGGTGCCTATGTTTCCGCACACACTAACAAGCCGCCCACTCGTGGTGGATGCAAATAGTGAAGTAAAACTGGCATTGAGCCCAGCAAATGATGTGGACTTACAAGTGAGTTGTGATAGCCATGTTGTGTTAGCGGTATTGCCAGGTGATGAAATTGTAATCAAACGAAGTGAACAACAGTTGCGCATGGTACATCCAAGCAAATATTCGTATTACAATGTACTGCGCCAAAAGTTAAACTGGGGCAGCCGTTTATATTAA
- a CDS encoding HrcA family transcriptional regulator has protein sequence MKLSARDQLIFSAVMDLYCNGEGTPVASSHVVKQKQINICSATVRNAMARMEKSGLLYAPHTSSGRVPTELGFSYWFDEFFQLSDIADYWQPSAQSLSEFSHRLSQQYKLCVLVSLPEAMQQHIYRAEVLDFSFENWLILLFDRDGNSQNIQITKPREANDALRNQFNAWLNTVFAGHNLAEGLRRMAAMRQSAPMFCHGSLGMWIKALAEKLHVDSSIVIGSHYLFGALSSEQLNQIGAPFLDYVEQKLAMKMGMSVMYHDNLPFGALEDYLLLSVPYFSQEIYQGRLCVLCPKSAKIEAIINEISINCAISS, from the coding sequence ATGAAATTAAGCGCCCGTGATCAACTCATTTTTTCTGCCGTTATGGACTTATATTGCAATGGTGAAGGTACGCCAGTTGCATCAAGCCATGTGGTAAAGCAGAAACAAATTAATATTTGCAGTGCGACAGTACGCAATGCAATGGCGCGTATGGAAAAGTCGGGGCTATTGTATGCGCCTCACACCTCTTCGGGACGTGTACCTACAGAGCTAGGTTTTAGCTATTGGTTTGATGAATTTTTTCAACTTTCTGATATTGCAGACTATTGGCAGCCAAGTGCGCAAAGTCTTAGCGAATTTTCACATCGTTTAAGCCAACAATATAAACTGTGTGTGTTGGTGAGTTTGCCAGAGGCGATGCAGCAACATATTTATCGTGCAGAAGTGCTCGATTTTAGTTTTGAAAACTGGCTTATTTTATTATTCGACAGGGACGGTAATAGCCAAAACATTCAGATTACCAAGCCTCGCGAAGCAAACGATGCATTACGCAATCAATTTAATGCGTGGTTAAATACTGTTTTTGCAGGGCATAACTTGGCCGAAGGGTTACGCCGCATGGCGGCGATGCGCCAAAGTGCACCAATGTTTTGTCATGGTTCACTGGGTATGTGGATTAAAGCGCTCGCTGAAAAACTGCATGTAGATAGTAGCATTGTGATTGGCAGTCACTATTTATTTGGTGCACTGTCTAGCGAGCAGTTAAATCAAATTGGCGCGCCATTTTTAGATTATGTAGAACAAAAATTAGCGATGAAAATGGGTATGTCGGTTATGTACCACGACAACTTGCCGTTTGGTGCATTGGAAGACTATTTATTACTGAGCGTGCCGTACTTTTCACAAGAGATATACCAAGGCCGTTTATGTGTGCTCTGCCCAAAGTCGGCGAAAATTGAAGCAATTATCAACGAAATATCGATTAATTGCGCTATTAGCTCTTGA
- the grpE gene encoding nucleotide exchange factor GrpE, which yields MSEQNNQPEQEAEVQETLDQVAEELQGGEELSAEAEIAVLNAELEAAKQTIEEQKDSVVRAAAEVENMRRRTAQDVEKAHKFALEKFANELLPVLDNLERAIEFADKENEHIKPVIEGVEMTAKSFVDAVAKFGVEVVAPQGETFNPEFHQAMSIQPSADVAPNTVIAVMQKGYLLNGRLLRPAMVMVSKAAE from the coding sequence ATGTCTGAGCAAAATAATCAGCCAGAGCAAGAAGCAGAAGTACAGGAAACCCTTGACCAAGTAGCAGAAGAGCTACAAGGTGGTGAAGAGCTAAGCGCAGAAGCGGAAATTGCAGTATTAAATGCAGAGCTTGAAGCAGCGAAGCAAACAATTGAAGAGCAAAAAGACAGTGTAGTACGTGCTGCCGCAGAAGTTGAAAACATGCGTCGTCGCACAGCGCAAGATGTTGAAAAAGCGCACAAGTTTGCCCTTGAAAAATTCGCCAATGAACTACTACCTGTGCTTGATAACTTAGAGCGTGCGATTGAGTTTGCTGACAAAGAAAACGAACACATTAAGCCGGTTATCGAAGGTGTTGAGATGACGGCAAAAAGCTTTGTTGATGCCGTAGCAAAGTTTGGTGTTGAAGTGGTTGCGCCACAAGGCGAAACGTTTAACCCTGAATTCCATCAAGCAATGTCAATTCAGCCATCTGCTGATGTTGCACCAAACACTGTTATTGCAGTAATGCAAAAAGGTTACCTATTAAATGGTCGTTTACTTCGTCCAGCAATGGTAATGGTGTCTAAAGCAGCTGAATAA